A single genomic interval of Nymphalis io chromosome 30, ilAglIoxx1.1, whole genome shotgun sequence harbors:
- the LOC126780051 gene encoding 28S ribosomal protein S35, mitochondrial: protein MSLFMRNYKPGVAYNAQILWRFNSTTAETLKQGEEEEEFRVLDILQKRGKLQKKIVRRTDIQPDRSEKMPTDQNWGNVWPGPRSFHPSSVPLPIRQGYVPKGQAPPGKKANAELMKIPNFLHLTPPVIKSQCEAIKKFCTPWPKLLNSEEAIEKHYPMEIISSDYCHASPTIRNPLARIVTLRVKLSNLKLDARARDKFLRLVGDKYDEKTDLVTLTADRCPVRKQNLDYVNYLLTACYHESWTVEDWENDKSLEDMEYYDFDLNPSKKNLVEWYLKSNNEGNNLNDEEIKNYDVSKIPNGVEYKNAVSELFNVGESDATLNKYDTSVRKLLGLPEKKIAN, encoded by the exons atgagttTATTTATGAGAAATTATAAACCTGGCGTGGCTTACAACGCTCAGATATTATGGCGTTTTAATTCAACAACGGCGGAAACTCTGAAACAAGGCGAGGAAGAAGAGGAATTTCGAGTTCTTGATATTCTACAAAAAAGGGGGAAATTACAGAAGAAAATAGTCCGTAGAACAGATATACAGCCAGATAGATCGGAGAAAATGCCGACAGACCAA aaTTGGGGCAATGTCTGGCCAGGTCCAAGATCCTTCCACCCATCATCAGTACCACTGCCAATTCGACAAGGCTATGTGCCAAAGGGCCAAGCTCCACCAGGGAAGAAGGCAAATGCGGAATTAATGAAAATACCAAACTTCCTTCATCTAACACCACCCGTCATCAAGAGTCAATGCGAAGCTATCAAGAAGTTCTGCACACCATGGCCGAAGCTATTAAACTCTGAGGAAGCAATTGAGAAGCATTATCCAATGGAAATTATCAGCTCGGACTACTGCCATGCAAGTCCAACGATCAGGAACCCACTGGCTCGTATCGTGACTTTACGTGTTAAACTTTCAAATTTGAAATTGGATGCCCGGGCAAGGGATAAGTTCCTGAGATTGGTGGGTGATAAATACGATGAGAAGACAGACCTGGTCACATTGACAGCTGACCGATGTCCGGTTAGGAAACAGAATTTGGATTACGTCAACTATCTTCTGACCGCATGCTACCATGAGTCTTGGACAGTAGAAGATTGGGAAAACGATAAAAGCTTAGAGGATATGgaatattatgattttgatttgaatcCGTCGAAAAAGAATCTTGTTGAATGGTATTTAAAGTCAAACAATGaaggtaataatttaaatgatgaagaaattaaaaattatgatgtaTCAAAGATTCCTAATGGAgtagaatataaaaatgcaGTATCCGAGTTGTTTAATGTGGGTGAAAGTGATGCCACATTGAATAAATATGATACATCTGTTAGGAAATTGTTAGGGTTGCCAGAGAAAAAAATTGCTAattga
- the LOC126779971 gene encoding putative aminopeptidase W07G4.4 has product MTSQDFKLYENIFIETNLQSTDYDGVIVIIYPQEMNIGLPRHICSFIDKISLLDKHINTVPTVWNCDYVSGGRLVLSPTGKITPYHDVKVIRDAAKKGMARALDAGMKKPLLVVENVVDFPDGQLVCILGALEAFYVPLQIRERQECRNFIRIGLHAEEKETESFERIVRNAIALERARIFTRDIAGGDPERMAPARIVEYVKNSFAEDSNITINVIDDDEIIAKDYPLLAAVSRAANRVDRHKARIVEIEYKSSNPNRVTETLMLVGKGVTYDTGGADIKISGKMAGMSRDKCGAAAVAGFLKTCSILKPPHLKVVGVMCLCRNSIGSDSYVSDELIISRGGKSVRVTNTDAEGRLAMADSVFKLSELAGKELNPHIYTIATLTGHARACYGNYSAAMDNHSAKATNHSSKLQFSGSRVGEGFEVSVVRSEDLAVNIGKCKGDDLVQYDTDAKCRNHQLAAGFLIKVGGLEDKNVKFTHLDIAGAAGMPPEEPTAVPLLSLCHLHKVLL; this is encoded by the coding sequence ATGACGTCCCAGGATTTTAAACTgtacgaaaatatatttattgagacAAATCTCCAATCAACCGATTATGATGGGGTTATAGTCATTATATACCCCCAAGAAATGAACATTGGGCTACCGAGACACATATGCAGTTTCATCGATAAAATATCTCTACtagataaacatataaataccgTGCCAACTGTTTGGAACTGTGATTATGTCTCTGGGGGAAGATTGGTTCTGTCTCCAACCGGGAAAATAACACCCTACCATGACGTCAAAGTTATCAGGGATGCAGCCAAGAAAGGGATGGCGCGAGCTCTGGATGCTGGAATGAAGAAACCTTTACTAGTCGTGGAGAATGTAGTCGATTTCCCTGATGGACAATTGGTATGCATACTCGGAGCTCTTGAAGCGTTTTACGTTCCATTGCAGATACGAGAAAGACAGGAATGTAGGAATTTCATCAGAATCGGTTTGCACGCTGAGGAAAAGGAGACGGAGTCCTTTGAGAGGATCGTTAGGAATGCGATAGCTTTGGAAAGAGCGAGGATCTTCACAAGAGATATAGCTGGTGGTGATCCGGAGAGGATGGCGCCGGCGAGAATTGTGGAATACGTGAAGAATTCGTTCGCTGAAGAcagtaatattacaattaatgtgattgatgatgatgaaattatCGCAAAGGATTATCCCCTCTTAGCAGCTGTCTCGAGAGCCGCTAATCGCGTGGACCGGCACAAAGCGAGGATCGTAGAAATCGAATATAAATCATCTAACCCGAATCGAGTTACAGAAACACTAATGCTAGTCGGTAAAGGTGTGACGTACGACACCGGTGGCGCCGACATTAAAATAAGCGGTAAAATGGCCGGTATGTCCAGAGATAAATGCGGAGCAGCTGCTGTTGCTGGTTTCTTAAAAACGTGTTCGATTTTAAAACCACCACATTTAAAAGTGGTAGGTGTGATGTGTCTTTGCAGAAATTCCATCGGTTCTGATTCGTATGTGTCAGATGAGCTTATCATTTCCCGTGGGGGTAAATCCGTGAGAGTGACAAACACGGATGCTGAAGGTAGACTCGCAATGGCCGATTCAGTTTTCAAGCTGTCCGAATTAGCTGGAAAAGAGCTGAACCCCCATATTTACACCATTGCTACGTTAACAGGACACGCTAGAGCATGTTATGGCAATTACAGCGCTGCAATGGACAACCACAGCGCTAAAGCGACAAATCATTCGTCGAAATTACAATTCAGCGGTTCAAGAGTCGGTGAAGGATTCGAAGTATCAGTTGTTCGTTCGGAAGATTTAGCCGTTAATATTGGCAAATGTAAGGGCGATGACCTCGTTCAATACGATACGGACGCCAAGTGCCGTAATCATCAGCTGGCTGCCGGTTTTCTTATCAAAGTCGGCGGCTTAGAAGATAAGAATGTTAAATTTACACATTTAGACATAGCTGGTGCAGCTGGAATGCCTCCTGAGGAACCCACAGCTGTCCCCTTACTATCTTTGTGTCATTTGCATAAAGTTCTTTTGTAA